The Caldicellulosiruptor changbaiensis genome has a segment encoding these proteins:
- the der gene encoding ribosome biogenesis GTPase Der has translation MKPTVAIVGRPNVGKSTLFNRLIGERRAIVDDTPGITRDRIVGETEWRGITFNVIDTGGIEPYSEDIILKQMRRQAQFAIDMSDVIIFMVDGKTGLTDADREVANMLRASKKPIVLAVNKIDNISEQPIIYEFYELGLSDPIPMSAEHGSGVGDVLDAVVSYFDKVGINEIEEDSIKVAIIGKPNTGKSSLVNYILGEERVIVSDIPGTTRDAIDSYVEFEGIPLTLIDTAGLRRKSKIYDNIERYSMLRTLSVIERSDICVILLDGTEPVSEQDAKIAGYAYEAGKGCIIAVNKWDAVEKDEKTADEYKKQIEEKLSFLKFAPVLFISAKTGFRVKKLLETVLYVYGNYTRRITTGQINDVLAEATTIYQPPSDKGKQLKIYYMTQVGEKPPKMAIFVNDKDLFHFSYQRYIENYLRKTFDFTGVPIVFLIREKGEKD, from the coding sequence TTGAAGCCAACTGTTGCGATTGTGGGAAGACCAAATGTAGGGAAATCTACGCTTTTCAATAGGCTAATTGGTGAGAGGCGTGCAATTGTCGATGACACGCCGGGTATTACACGCGACAGGATTGTGGGCGAGACAGAGTGGAGAGGGATTACTTTTAATGTAATAGACACAGGCGGTATTGAACCTTATTCTGAAGATATTATTTTAAAACAAATGAGACGCCAAGCACAGTTTGCTATTGACATGTCTGATGTAATAATCTTTATGGTGGATGGCAAAACTGGACTTACTGATGCAGACAGAGAAGTTGCAAATATGTTAAGAGCTTCGAAAAAACCTATTGTGCTTGCAGTAAATAAAATTGACAACATATCAGAGCAGCCCATAATTTATGAGTTTTATGAGCTTGGACTTTCTGACCCAATTCCTATGTCAGCAGAACACGGCAGTGGTGTTGGAGATGTTTTAGATGCAGTTGTTAGTTATTTTGATAAAGTGGGAATAAATGAAATAGAAGAGGATTCAATAAAGGTTGCTATAATAGGAAAGCCAAATACAGGAAAATCCTCTCTTGTAAACTATATTCTTGGAGAGGAGAGGGTTATTGTAAGCGATATTCCAGGTACAACGCGAGATGCAATAGACTCATATGTTGAGTTTGAAGGTATTCCTCTAACTTTGATTGACACAGCAGGTCTTAGGCGAAAGAGCAAAATTTATGACAATATTGAGCGCTACAGTATGCTCAGAACTCTTTCTGTGATAGAAAGAAGTGACATTTGCGTTATTCTTCTTGATGGTACAGAGCCGGTTTCAGAACAGGATGCAAAGATAGCTGGGTATGCTTATGAAGCAGGAAAAGGATGTATTATTGCTGTAAATAAGTGGGATGCAGTTGAGAAGGATGAAAAGACGGCAGATGAATACAAAAAGCAAATAGAAGAGAAACTCAGTTTTCTCAAGTTTGCACCTGTTTTGTTCATCTCTGCGAAGACAGGTTTTAGAGTCAAAAAACTTTTAGAGACGGTCTTATATGTATATGGCAACTACACACGGAGGATTACAACTGGTCAGATAAATGACGTTTTAGCAGAAGCAACAACAATATATCAGCCGCCAAGTGACAAAGGAAAACAGCTTAAAATTTATTACATGACACAAGTGGGCGAAAAGCCTCCAAAGATGGCTATATTTGTAAATGATAAGGATTTATTTCATTTTTCATATCAGAGATACATTGAAAACTATCTCAGAAAGACATTTGACTTCACAGGGGTGCCTATAGTATTTCTAATAAGAGAGAAAGGGGAAAAGGATTAA
- a CDS encoding DUF512 domain-containing protein: MLKISNIQQNSLADKCGFKPGDIVLKINGCEINDIIDYLYYSKEERLTIEYLRDGKLYKIGLINKKLKPLGIEFEYEKVKRCVNKCIFCFIDQLPKGMRKTLYIKDDDTALSILSGNYITLTNLTEKDFERIVKFHLSPLKISVHTTNPTLRKFILKNPKAALILDQLEFLAKHNIEFDAQIVLMKGINDGFELDRTISDLSKFYPNIRSIAVVPVGLTKYREGLFPLEPFSKDDAKKVLNQISGWQRKFKKEFGTKLVFASDEFYIKAQEDVPGYEFYEDFRQIENGVGLLALFKKQFLEALKRLKPDYNLKKHVTVITGVSAYEFLKNLTKIFNKKFPNVEVNIVKIVNNFFGHTITVAGLLTGKDIIDQLQNVNIGDYILIPSCALNYENKFLDDVHIDELKKRFKCPVYPVENHGRKLLYYLLKGGEKG; encoded by the coding sequence ATGTTAAAAATTTCTAATATACAGCAAAATAGTTTGGCAGATAAGTGTGGTTTTAAACCAGGAGACATAGTTTTAAAAATAAATGGTTGTGAGATAAATGATATAATTGATTACTTGTACTATTCCAAGGAAGAGAGACTTACAATTGAGTATTTGAGGGATGGGAAGCTTTATAAAATCGGGCTTATAAACAAAAAATTAAAACCTCTTGGAATAGAGTTTGAATACGAGAAAGTTAAAAGGTGTGTAAACAAGTGTATATTCTGTTTCATTGACCAGCTTCCAAAAGGTATGAGGAAGACTCTTTATATAAAAGATGATGATACAGCACTTTCAATTTTAAGTGGCAATTACATTACACTTACAAACTTGACAGAAAAGGACTTTGAAAGAATAGTTAAATTTCATTTAAGTCCTCTGAAAATCTCTGTTCATACAACCAACCCGACCTTGAGAAAATTTATCTTGAAAAACCCCAAGGCTGCACTGATTTTGGACCAGCTAGAATTTTTAGCAAAACACAATATAGAATTTGATGCTCAGATTGTTCTCATGAAAGGAATAAATGACGGCTTTGAGCTTGACAGAACAATCTCTGATTTGTCAAAATTTTATCCTAATATTCGCTCTATAGCAGTTGTACCAGTAGGACTTACAAAATACCGTGAGGGATTATTTCCTTTGGAGCCTTTTTCTAAAGATGATGCGAAGAAGGTCTTAAATCAAATATCAGGATGGCAAAGAAAATTTAAAAAAGAATTTGGTACCAAGCTTGTTTTTGCTTCTGATGAGTTTTATATCAAAGCTCAAGAGGACGTACCAGGTTATGAGTTTTACGAGGATTTTAGGCAAATAGAAAATGGGGTGGGTTTGCTTGCCCTTTTTAAAAAGCAATTTTTAGAGGCTTTAAAAAGACTAAAACCAGACTATAATCTTAAAAAACATGTAACAGTTATAACAGGTGTTTCAGCATATGAGTTTTTAAAGAACCTTACAAAGATTTTTAACAAAAAATTTCCAAATGTGGAAGTCAATATTGTAAAAATTGTGAACAATTTCTTTGGGCATACTATTACAGTTGCAGGGCTTCTCACTGGCAAAGACATAATTGATCAGCTACAAAATGTTAATATTGGTGATTATATTTTGATTCCTTCATGTGCTCTTAACTATGAAAATAAGTTTTTAGATGATGTTCATATAGATGAGTTAAAAAAGAGATTTAAATGTCCAGTTTATCCTGTAGAAAATCATGGCAGAAAACTACTCTATTATTTACTGAAAGGTGGTGAAAAGGGTTGA